A genomic segment from Maridesulfovibrio ferrireducens encodes:
- a CDS encoding response regulator, whose amino-acid sequence MRTLVVEDNSACMLFLHNILTEIKGINNVEVDCATTGEEALQMFTDACSSDRPYKLMFMDIILPGMDGLQALEKIRAVENELELTDDQKVKAIITTALDDSTKASRAFFQGEAISYMTKPTTPEKIHKELSKFGFL is encoded by the coding sequence ATGCGAACTCTGGTAGTAGAAGACAACAGTGCCTGCATGCTTTTTCTTCACAACATCCTCACTGAGATTAAGGGGATAAACAATGTTGAAGTTGACTGCGCAACTACCGGTGAAGAAGCTCTGCAAATGTTTACAGATGCCTGTTCATCAGACCGTCCATACAAGCTCATGTTTATGGATATTATCCTCCCCGGCATGGATGGTCTTCAGGCTTTAGAAAAAATCAGAGCGGTTGAAAACGAACTTGAACTCACAGATGATCAAAAAGTAAAAGCGATAATTACGACGGCCCTCGATGACAGCACCAAAGCTTCAAGGGCCTTTTTTCAAGGTGAAGCCATTTCGTACATGACGAAACCGACCACTCCTGAAAAAATTCACAAAGAACTCTCAAAATTCGGTTTCCTCTAA
- a CDS encoding LysE family translocator produces the protein MDGLTLAFIPIAALLTVTPGSDTMLVVNNTLTRSTSDGLCTVAGINAGLIVHAMASAFGLSMILMNSATAFEFVKLAGALYIIYLGVQSLRRSRSSEGEQSTIVHSQKRSISASIREGFLTNVLNPKVAVFYLALLPQFISPADNLIEKSFQLMIIHLCMGILWFSFITLALGKMRPFISGNKFKKRLEAISGVVFIALGLKMALSKN, from the coding sequence ATGGATGGACTTACTTTAGCTTTTATTCCCATTGCGGCACTCCTGACTGTCACCCCCGGCTCTGACACAATGCTGGTGGTAAACAATACACTCACCCGCTCAACTTCTGACGGGCTTTGTACTGTGGCAGGAATAAATGCGGGACTAATTGTGCATGCCATGGCTTCAGCTTTCGGTCTATCCATGATTCTCATGAACTCGGCAACAGCTTTTGAATTCGTAAAACTGGCGGGAGCACTCTATATAATATATCTGGGAGTACAGTCTCTCAGACGCAGTCGTTCCTCCGAAGGAGAGCAATCCACAATAGTGCACAGTCAGAAAAGAAGCATTTCCGCTTCAATCAGAGAAGGCTTCCTTACTAATGTCCTGAATCCCAAGGTTGCGGTTTTCTATCTGGCCCTGTTACCACAGTTCATATCCCCTGCGGACAACCTCATTGAAAAATCTTTCCAGTTGATGATCATTCACCTCTGTATGGGAATATTATGGTTTAGTTTTATCACTCTTGCTCTAGGAAAAATGCGCCCCTTCATTTCCGGCAACAAGTTCAAAAAACGTCTTGAAGCTATATCAGGTGTGGTGTTCATCGCACTTGGACTCAAAATGGCTCTATCCAAAAATTAA
- a CDS encoding Cache 3/Cache 2 fusion domain-containing protein, with product MFKKLSFQAKLMLGSVAIIMATIISMTTINLFKVQAALNTLGETSMASIAESVHSIMEMQNEIVLDKVKSDIDIMDKKIFSLGFPKLNKRAPLKRTITNQVTKQSESVSIPTLEFGGMGINDNFDLVDDLQKTIGGTATVFQVLPDKLLRVSTNVLKTDGNRATGTYIPSSSPVYQSVMSGKTYFGMAYVVNAWYITAYKPLEDLRGNIVSVIFVGRKIITPAFEKSVNAANVGGKGYATLFNQKGKILLHPTMTGKSLSDQPFWNDFKQTTTGLVSYTMDGTEKVAFISLFKPWKWSFAFTMDKSEMTHGVDRAIFMTNLIIAVVALAISIIILMILIKYTTKPLQNLSTFTAKVSQGDYDSELEYDVDDVVGQTITSVKSMVLELKNKLGFSGGLLNGLTLPCIVVDLDEKITFINQHILDQFGYSGACDEYLGKPVRNLLKNKDITDSITNCISKDQSIADIEISATTENGNQFFAIIDTAPLHDLDQKLIGAFMIMNDVTTIKENEQTMKAQSEKVAETAREADDISDQLSSAADELSAQVEQSRRGAETQQERASETATAMEEMNSTVLEVARNAGEASENAKATKDKALEGQNLVGQVVISIKALETNSEELRTSMEQLGGQTESIGAVMGVITDIADQTNLLALNAAIEAARAGDAGRGFAVVADEVRKLAEKTMDATKQVGQAISSIQTSTRKNITATDTAVESLVESTDLVGKSGKALDEIVHMVETSADQIHGIATAAEQQSATSEEINRATEEINQISAESAQATEQSAEAITEVAKLASQIKTLIRNMQS from the coding sequence ATGTTTAAGAAGTTATCATTTCAAGCAAAGTTGATGCTGGGATCCGTAGCAATCATTATGGCAACCATCATCTCCATGACGACTATTAATCTGTTTAAAGTTCAAGCGGCTTTAAACACATTAGGTGAAACGTCCATGGCATCCATCGCGGAAAGTGTTCATTCCATCATGGAAATGCAAAATGAAATTGTCTTGGACAAAGTTAAATCTGACATCGACATTATGGATAAAAAGATTTTCTCATTGGGTTTTCCTAAACTCAACAAACGCGCACCGCTAAAAAGAACCATTACAAACCAAGTAACGAAACAAAGCGAAAGCGTCAGCATACCCACGCTGGAATTTGGCGGGATGGGCATCAACGACAACTTTGATCTGGTTGATGATTTACAAAAAACTATCGGTGGGACAGCTACAGTCTTTCAGGTTTTACCGGACAAACTATTAAGGGTTTCCACCAATGTACTCAAAACTGACGGAAACCGCGCAACCGGAACATATATTCCCTCAAGCAGTCCAGTTTATCAGTCCGTAATGTCAGGCAAAACTTATTTTGGAATGGCTTACGTTGTAAACGCTTGGTATATCACAGCTTACAAACCTTTAGAAGATCTAAGAGGAAATATTGTCAGTGTAATATTCGTTGGCCGTAAAATAATAACTCCTGCATTCGAAAAGTCGGTAAACGCCGCCAATGTCGGAGGCAAAGGTTATGCAACCCTTTTCAATCAAAAAGGTAAAATCCTTCTCCACCCCACAATGACGGGTAAAAGTCTATCTGATCAGCCTTTCTGGAACGATTTTAAACAAACAACTACCGGACTTGTCAGCTACACGATGGACGGAACTGAAAAAGTTGCTTTCATATCCCTGTTCAAACCTTGGAAGTGGTCATTTGCATTCACAATGGATAAATCTGAAATGACTCACGGTGTAGATAGAGCCATTTTCATGACCAACTTAATAATTGCTGTAGTGGCCCTTGCTATATCGATTATTATTCTCATGATTCTCATTAAATATACTACCAAACCATTGCAAAACCTTTCTACTTTTACCGCAAAGGTCTCCCAAGGAGATTACGATTCTGAACTTGAATATGACGTTGACGATGTAGTCGGTCAAACCATTACTTCTGTTAAAAGCATGGTACTTGAACTCAAAAACAAGCTTGGTTTTTCAGGAGGGCTCCTGAACGGTTTGACCCTGCCTTGTATTGTCGTAGACCTTGATGAAAAAATAACCTTCATTAACCAGCACATACTTGATCAATTCGGATATTCTGGAGCATGTGATGAATACCTCGGCAAACCTGTACGCAATTTGCTGAAAAACAAGGACATCACCGATTCAATCACAAATTGCATCAGCAAAGATCAAAGTATTGCTGATATCGAAATATCCGCAACAACAGAGAATGGTAACCAGTTCTTTGCAATAATCGACACGGCTCCGCTGCATGACCTTGATCAGAAACTCATCGGCGCGTTCATGATTATGAATGATGTGACAACCATCAAAGAAAATGAGCAGACCATGAAAGCTCAAAGTGAAAAGGTTGCAGAAACTGCACGTGAAGCTGATGATATTTCCGATCAGCTTTCATCTGCAGCAGACGAACTGTCCGCACAGGTAGAACAATCTCGCAGAGGAGCGGAAACTCAGCAGGAAAGAGCAAGTGAAACCGCAACCGCCATGGAAGAAATGAACTCCACAGTTCTCGAAGTGGCACGAAATGCAGGCGAAGCTTCCGAGAATGCGAAGGCAACAAAAGACAAGGCTTTGGAAGGACAGAATTTAGTCGGTCAGGTTGTTATTTCCATCAAAGCGCTTGAGACTAATTCTGAAGAGCTGAGAACAAGCATGGAGCAACTCGGAGGACAGACAGAATCTATCGGAGCTGTAATGGGCGTCATTACAGACATTGCAGATCAGACTAACTTGCTCGCACTCAACGCCGCTATCGAAGCAGCCAGAGCCGGTGATGCAGGACGAGGATTCGCAGTTGTTGCAGATGAAGTTCGTAAGCTTGCCGAAAAGACTATGGATGCGACAAAACAAGTCGGGCAGGCAATCTCATCCATTCAAACCAGCACACGTAAAAACATCACTGCAACTGACACCGCCGTGGAATCACTTGTTGAATCGACTGACCTTGTTGGCAAATCAGGTAAAGCTCTCGATGAAATCGTTCATATGGTTGAAACTTCAGCAGATCAAATTCACGGAATAGCAACAGCCGCCGAACAACAATCCGCAACAAGTGAAGAAATCAACAGAGCTACTGAGGAAATCAATCAAATCTCAGCTGAGTCAGCTCAAGCAACTGAACAGTCGGCCGAGGCCATCACAGAGGTAGCCAAACTCGCTTCTCAGATTAAGACACTCATCAGGAATATGCAGTCTTAA
- a CDS encoding D-sedoheptulose 7-phosphate isomerase — protein sequence MSHTALQKVLDHARSGLEVREAFFEQDSQLVVEISRAMAVRLAQGSKILFCGNGGSAADCQHLAAELVNRFKLERPPLPGLALTTDSSILTSIGNDYSFDMIFEKQVAALGAPGDVLVGISTSGTSPNVIKALKEAKRKQMVTIGMTGLSSGEMLPICDHIISVPSKDTAIVQEVHIAVGHLFCELIDHFLFEAVSELEPYLLSD from the coding sequence ATGTCTCATACAGCTTTACAAAAAGTACTTGATCACGCCCGCTCCGGCCTTGAAGTAAGGGAAGCTTTTTTTGAGCAGGACTCTCAGTTAGTTGTTGAAATATCCAGAGCAATGGCTGTCCGCCTTGCTCAAGGGTCAAAAATTCTATTTTGCGGCAACGGCGGCAGTGCCGCAGACTGTCAGCACCTTGCAGCTGAACTGGTAAACAGATTTAAACTTGAACGCCCGCCACTACCCGGTCTTGCGCTTACAACCGACTCCTCAATACTCACATCAATAGGAAACGACTACTCCTTTGATATGATATTTGAAAAACAGGTTGCAGCTCTAGGTGCACCAGGAGACGTTCTTGTTGGAATCAGTACTTCCGGCACAAGTCCAAACGTGATAAAAGCATTAAAAGAAGCTAAACGGAAACAAATGGTGACAATAGGTATGACCGGTTTAAGTTCAGGTGAAATGCTTCCCATATGCGATCACATAATAAGTGTTCCCAGCAAAGATACTGCCATCGTGCAGGAAGTTCATATTGCTGTGGGGCATCTATTCTGTGAACTTATCGACCACTTTCTCTTTGAAGCTGTTTCAGAGCTTGAACCGTATCTTCTTTCCGACTAA
- a CDS encoding methyl-accepting chemotaxis protein, protein MKKVSPLQSVAVRITILIVGALLIEGIFISSFFNFNLEGFIDKRSSEYRREIETEEKGKLKDSVDLAYSVVNSYYERSQDIETLKKQEMESLKQVVDTVVTQAEALYDKFDGILPKEILEERIKSLVDAARYDTDNYVWINDIENRMVVHPNKSLLGKDLSDLKDSKGIYFIKDMTRIAETKGEGTIAYHWARPGETEPKLKISYVKILPKLGWIIGTGAWVEDITTEMKKEALAQVAKMKLGTEKYFWVNDSGPKMIMHPMKPALNGKDISGIADAKGKKLFVEMVKTVQQNNGAGYVYYWWNKPGTGKDAPKLSYVKLFEPWGWIIGMGVYVDNIDASVLKQKGQFDDTIHSIEQNSALSALLFIIIATVICIYLIRKGLNKPLNRLVDFSSKVAGGDLESSLKGKFSGEMGILKDSLEQMITSLKTKIGEANLLSEQSKEETLKAHEAKAEAEVAKVAAESAKAEGMLEAADMLEGLVNDLSSASEELSAQVEEVTHGTDTQQQRISETAVAMEEMNATVLEVARNASEAAESADQTRQNAESGSAIVDNSVNSILAVNSHSETLKTNMDELGKQAEAIGTVMNVITDIADQTNLLALNAAIEAARAGDAGRGFAVVADEVRKLAEKTMEATKEVGLAINNIQAGANKNIESVESAAVAVDKATEFANESKQSLSQILELVQSTSDQVRSIATASEEQSNASEDINRAIEDIKVVSSETSEGMLQANQAIGDLARLASDLKHLIDKLRDND, encoded by the coding sequence ATGAAAAAAGTATCCCCACTGCAATCCGTGGCTGTCAGAATTACAATTCTCATTGTGGGAGCCTTGCTGATTGAAGGAATATTTATTTCTTCATTCTTTAATTTTAATTTAGAAGGATTTATCGATAAACGTTCAAGTGAATATCGACGCGAAATAGAAACTGAAGAAAAAGGAAAACTAAAGGACTCAGTTGATCTGGCATACAGCGTAGTAAATTCATATTATGAACGCTCACAAGATATTGAAACATTAAAAAAACAGGAAATGGAATCTCTTAAACAAGTTGTGGACACTGTTGTTACCCAAGCTGAAGCATTATATGATAAATTTGATGGAATCCTGCCAAAAGAAATTCTTGAAGAACGGATTAAAAGCCTCGTTGATGCAGCAAGATACGACACAGACAACTATGTCTGGATTAACGATATAGAAAACCGCATGGTAGTCCACCCCAATAAATCTCTACTTGGAAAAGACTTATCGGACTTGAAAGATTCTAAAGGAATTTACTTCATCAAAGATATGACCCGCATCGCCGAAACAAAAGGAGAAGGGACAATTGCATATCATTGGGCCCGCCCGGGAGAAACCGAACCCAAGCTTAAAATTTCATATGTAAAAATACTGCCTAAGTTGGGTTGGATTATCGGAACAGGGGCATGGGTTGAAGATATCACCACTGAAATGAAAAAAGAAGCTCTCGCCCAAGTAGCAAAAATGAAACTCGGAACAGAGAAGTATTTCTGGGTTAATGATTCTGGACCGAAAATGATCATGCATCCGATGAAGCCAGCCTTGAACGGCAAAGACATTTCAGGAATAGCAGATGCCAAGGGTAAAAAGTTATTTGTTGAAATGGTCAAAACTGTTCAGCAAAACAACGGAGCAGGCTATGTATATTACTGGTGGAATAAACCGGGCACAGGTAAAGATGCGCCTAAATTGTCATATGTAAAACTTTTTGAACCATGGGGCTGGATTATAGGAATGGGCGTATATGTCGATAATATTGATGCCTCAGTGTTGAAACAGAAAGGTCAATTTGATGACACAATTCACTCAATTGAACAGAACTCTGCTTTATCCGCACTATTATTTATAATTATTGCGACTGTGATTTGTATCTACCTTATACGTAAAGGGCTAAACAAACCTCTGAATCGTCTTGTTGATTTTTCCAGTAAAGTTGCCGGTGGTGATTTAGAATCTTCACTCAAAGGTAAGTTTTCAGGAGAAATGGGAATCCTTAAGGATTCTCTAGAGCAGATGATTACCAGCCTCAAAACCAAAATAGGCGAAGCAAACCTACTCAGTGAACAAAGTAAAGAAGAAACACTCAAAGCACATGAAGCAAAAGCTGAAGCTGAAGTTGCCAAAGTTGCCGCAGAAAGCGCAAAAGCAGAAGGAATGCTCGAGGCGGCAGATATGCTTGAAGGCTTGGTTAACGATCTTTCATCGGCATCAGAAGAATTGTCAGCGCAAGTTGAGGAAGTCACACACGGTACCGACACCCAGCAACAACGCATCTCTGAAACAGCCGTTGCGATGGAAGAGATGAACGCCACTGTTCTCGAAGTCGCCCGTAATGCTTCAGAAGCGGCAGAAAGCGCTGATCAAACCAGACAGAATGCAGAATCAGGCTCTGCCATCGTTGATAATTCTGTAAACTCTATTCTTGCCGTTAACTCGCACTCGGAAACACTGAAAACAAATATGGATGAACTCGGCAAACAAGCCGAAGCCATCGGAACTGTTATGAACGTCATTACCGACATTGCGGACCAGACTAATCTGCTCGCACTTAACGCCGCAATTGAAGCCGCCCGCGCTGGTGATGCAGGACGAGGATTTGCGGTTGTTGCAGATGAAGTTCGCAAACTGGCAGAAAAAACAATGGAAGCCACTAAAGAAGTTGGGCTGGCTATCAACAATATTCAGGCTGGAGCAAATAAGAACATTGAAAGTGTTGAGAGTGCTGCCGTCGCCGTAGACAAGGCAACTGAATTTGCTAACGAGTCAAAACAGTCCCTTTCACAAATACTTGAACTGGTTCAATCCACTTCAGATCAGGTTCGCTCCATTGCAACGGCTTCCGAGGAACAATCTAATGCAAGTGAAGACATCAACCGAGCAATTGAAGATATCAAAGTTGTTTCATCCGAAACATCTGAAGGTATGCTCCAGGCCAATCAGGCTATAGGAGATCTGGCAAGGCTGGCTTCGGATCTGAAACATCTTATAGATAAACTCAGAGATAATGATTAA